Within the candidate division KSB1 bacterium genome, the region GAGCCGTGTACAGGGAACCAGGTTATTATCAGAGACTTTAGCAAAACTAAAAGCCCCGCCAAAAGTGCTTGTGTCTGCCTCGGCAATCGGGTTTTACGGCGACCGCGGCGATGAAGTTTTAGATGAAGAAAGCGAGTCTGGTTCAAATTTTCTTGCCGAAGTCTGTCAAGAGTGGGAAGAGGCCTGTGAAGCTGCCGGAAAAAAAGGCATCCGGGTTGTAAATTTAAGAATCGGTGTGGTTTTGAGTGCGGCCGGAGGCGCACTTGCCAAAATGCTTTTGCCGTTTAAAATGGGCGTCGGCGGCGTTATCGGGAGCGGCAGCCAGTACATGAGCTGGATTGCCATCGATGATTTGGTCGGCGCGATTCATCATGCACTGGTAAACGAATCTCTGAATGGCCCGGTTAATGTTGTCGCACCAAATCCGGCCACAAATCGCGAATTCACCAAAACTCTGGGCCTTGTTCTCAAACGCC harbors:
- a CDS encoding TIGR01777 family protein, with product MNVLISGASGLVGSELVAFLTQKGHYIKKLVRKEPKPDANEIKWDPASSEIEQAALEGLDAVVHLAGENIAGGRWTSERKALIRESRVQGTRLLSETLAKLKAPPKVLVSASAIGFYGDRGDEVLDEESESGSNFLAEVCQEWEEACEAAGKKGIRVVNLRIGVVLSAAGGALAKMLLPFKMGVGGVIGSGSQYMSWIAIDDLVGAIHHALVNESLNGPVNVVAPNPATNREFTKTLGLVLKRPTIFPMPAFAARLAFGEMADELLLASTRVEPTKLNSSNYQFQFPELEGALRHVLGRD